A segment of the Lycium ferocissimum isolate CSIRO_LF1 chromosome 5, AGI_CSIRO_Lferr_CH_V1, whole genome shotgun sequence genome:
AAATGTTATAAAACTTATGCCGAGTGAAACAGATCTGAATATTTTCATTAAGTAAGCAgcagggccaaaaattaaagactgcaTATATGAGGGCCAAAAAGTAAAGGCTAGTCTGTGCAAAAATTTGATTCAATAGTGTAAAATTGTAAGGGGGTCTTacataaatatacccttcggcCAActagtttaccaaacatgaCCGAAGTATACGCTGCCTATACACTTTGACTGCATATAttgtgtataggtatgtatatcaggtgtatatgtatgtatattacatgtatatgtgtgtgtgtgtgtgtgtgtgtgtattatatgtataggtaTAGGTATCTATAAATCATACATTATCTACACACTGTGTACATATTTGTAAACTAGATGACcggataatatttggttgtaaTTTCCCTAATCAATCTGGTGACCAGATTTTAGCTACTGTATAAGTTATATtgctttttccaaaatatttaatttttgttatagaataatattaaaagtacaCGACACAAGAGATATAACCAAAGAAGTTGGGAGAGAAATAGAGAGATTTGTATTGCCTCTCCAATTCATCAAATggacctcctatttataggaggaaAATGGTGGCTAAAAGCATGATAATAGCTTGAAGGCCATGTAATGAACTTGGTGGCCAAGTAATTTCCTTGGTGACCAagtattcatgattttcaagtatattaaattttatattaatattgacaaattttaaataaaaatatgtttGATCCTTCTccccttctttttcttaattattgCTAAAATGCTATTTGTTACTTTAGCTAGTAATATGAGTTCCTTTGTCAAACCTCTACCACCAACCTCTATTTCACAATTACGGCTAACCACTAGCTATCCCCGTTCTACCGCTAGCCACCTATTTCATACCAACTTCTACAgtcaatcaccaacaacaatcacCTTCATCGTCAACCATTATCAGCCACTATTGCACTACTACTCCCGCTTGATATCTACATCAACTACAAACCACCACCAACTTCCACCTCATAATGGTTATCACCAACAACTATTGCTAGCTTTGAAGTGTGTTTCATCAAACAAACATTTGTCACATCATTATGGAATTTAAGggtcattttaaaaaaaaaaaaattattaattataataatacatcagTATGCAATTTAAGGGTTTTTTTCTTAAATGAACTTAAACTATCTCATTACTTTCGCTTTACCTATTAACATGTTCTTTTAGTTTGCAAAAAGTAAAGCAGTTGAACTTCTAATATCATTAGAGTAAAATGGTTTGTATGACGGTTCACATGATAATGACCAAAATGAAACTTCTTCTACTTTTTTCAAAGGTACTGAAATATTAATAGTACTCGTTAATTTTAGCAAAACAAAACTTTAATATAAGGTGAATGTGGACTGTGGAGGACTTTGATTTGTTAGCAAATTGTGCTAGCTCGCTTACCATGGACATGCTGTCGATTCTCCAAACTCACTAAGCTACACACGCACAGATTTATAAGCTGGTTGACGGTTCAGACACAAGCAACTAATAGTGAAaaagatatacatataaaagGTCATTTTCGTTTACAGAATTTTATCTACATAAACTCGTCACTATAGAAAGTACATTATCCTAAAATTCACCGATGTATTCAAGTATCCAGTATTCCACCTTCGCTACTCAAAGAATAAGCAATGAATATATCTTAATATGGTAAAATTAGTGTCTGACCCTGACAAGCCCAGGGGTTGGGGTTAAATACCCCGACTTCCTAAAGAATGGACACACATACATCAGATGTATTATGGGTTACTTACGTCAGAAAAGAATCCTCACAATTCTGGCAGCTCCGCAATCTACATATGTTTTTTGATTAAGGACTGAACTTCAGAAGAACCCCTGACAGAGATGCGTTACCAAAACCTAACCGTCATGAAACAATGCTAGCAATTGCGAAGCAAGGGAATCAACAAGCATGCCACTCTGAATATCTCTTGGACCTTTCAGTCAAGTTAAATCACACTCCCGAACAAATGGCTCCTGCAAAACACATCACAGGTTACATCAGGTCCAGCGACTTGGTCCAGGAAAAGCACTTCATTTCAATCCCCGTGGTCCAGCAAACTTATATATCAACAGTCAGTTAACTAAAAAGTAGGATACTTCATTAGATCATGGTTTAATCTGTCCAAGAAGGTTGCTGGTATAAAGAAAGAAGTATAAAGAGACCTGATGACCAAGACGAGCAGCAAAACTTCCTGTCATCTACATGTTTGACATCGGCACCAATAAACCAGGATCCCACACTGACATCATCATGTGCATAAGTACGGAGTAGGGATCTGCAATTCAAACCAGGGTTTACTATTTGTTGAACGGCCATCCACATTTCATATGCTGAATGCAAGGGAATGAGAACTCACCTATTTATTGAAATGTATCTAGCCATTGGTTGGGATATTACAAACAGCTCTGTAGAAGCATGACGAAAGTACCTAAAAGAAAGAAGCAACAAAAGAACTTTGCCATTTTGGTAATCTTTTCATAATAGATAAATAACATGTATTCCAACAAAACCGAATAGACTAGCAGAATTTGAAGCTGACGGAGGTATATTGGTATATAGAAGGGAAAGACTTGGGTTTGCATCATAGCAATTACGAAAGTTGGCTTCAGCTTCCAGGAAATACCATGATTAAGCTCCTGAAGCTACGATTTAAGCAAATGGTAACCCCCTTTCTAATTATTTATTGGGTTTTTAGGAAAGATGGCTTCCAAAGCTCTCATGAGAATCTCCAAATTTGGAGAAGATACACCTAATGAACTCTGTAAAGAACAGGTGACTGGTAACTATGCTAATTGTGGAATGACGCAAATGTgatttatgttgatttgaaaattttggcCTCCCCAAGAAAATTCAGGTAACTGGAAAGGTCAATATCTGCAGTCTAGCTCCAACAGAGCAAGAGAAGttttaacaaacaaaaaaggcATCGCTCCTCTTTCAGTTATACTGAGCCTTCCTCTTATAAGGACTAAGGGGCACAGAGAATAAATTAAAACTTGTGCAACACAGAGACAGGTaaatgcattttcttaaaaGCCACCAAGGACTTACGTTTTCCCATCTCCAAATTTCCACCAATCTGGTTCATACCATTTGTGGCCCCTGTCAAAATCAAGTAAagagtgatcatattcataaaggATAACCTCAAGCACTTCTATGCAACTATCTCAGTTCAGATGAATATTATCAATAAGTGGAGTTGTTCAATGACACTCACTGTTCAGAGAAAACTTCGCCTGATTTCATGCACCCAATATATACACGAGGGACACTTGAATATGACGCAAGTGTATTTCCCAACGAATCTGCAGCATAGCCGCATGTTATTGAAGCTTATATTAACTTGCTGGCAGATGCCAAAAGCAAGTATTTGCAGTAAAATACCCATATGTTCTGGCAACATTCTTTGGGGAGTCGTAGTAGTTCGCTTATAGTGCTTGCTTATCACTGTACATACCTAGGTTTACAAAGACATTGTCATTGACTTTCGCATAAAAGTCAGCAGTCCAGCTGTCTGCTGCATATGCAAAGAATAGCTTTGTTTTCTTTGGGAGTTCTTCAGGTGCCTCAACATGATTTTCCTGTCCAAACAAATGACATTGTCAGCTCAATACCACTCTGCATGGCTGAATTTCTCAAGCTGGAAAGACTAAATTGAGGATTAAAAGCAAAATCTTTTGGTTCGGAAATAAAAGTTGCTGCATGCTAATACGGCAAGTATGTTTTTCATTGTAGTCACCTTCATATTTTTCGTGGTCTATATCATGTCAGTTTTAGCAGTCCTAGGGAGTTCCTGTTATCTATGTTGGACATTGATCTGTTCGTATCTGAAGCAGACAACTAATCAAGGAAGATGAGTTCATCTCGAGAAAAATCGTTGATGCTGCCAAGTATGCAATGATAATATTTCATTCTAGTGGATATACTAATTTAAATACTCACAAGAATAAAAAAGTAATATACTAATTTAACAACTCATAAGTcataagaatgaaaaaaatatactaGTTTAACAACTTACAAGAATTAAAAAATCAGTAGTTTGACTGTTTTCACTGTCAATGCTCCTGTCCAAGCTGTCTCCACGATTAGCACTGCAAATTGAGGTGCAAGCGAATGAAACCAATTATGTAAATACTCACAACAGAACAGAGGCAATAGCCATAAGAAAATACCTTCTGCCAATGACAAAACGTGCAACAATGCCCTTCTCTTCCTCCATTCTTTTCAAAGCTGCACCTGGATGTAGGAAAATATGTGAGAAAAAAATACTTTGAGAAGACATGCATAGTTCTACACCTCCAGGACCATGACTTGAAAATCTTCCATGAAATTCCTAATAAATTACTCTTAAGTCAAATTAAAAGTGATGGTATGATAAGATAAGTTCCCCACTGTGGAACAAATTGCATCCTCCATCATGAATCCAGTGACCCCACCTTTTGTTTCTAAGTCATCTCAAAATAGTTTCCATGTTACTAAAAAAACAAGTTCAACCTTGTTATATgataaaaccaaaaataaaaaaagaagattgCGCTGATGTATTTATCCACTTCTCAATGTTTCAATAATATTCTGGAAATTTAGAAAGCCACTAGGAAGCCCCACATGCTCTTCCCACCCATTCTCCTCCCTAGTAAAGCTTAACCAAATGTCCATTTTCATTTATCCTCTTAATAGTCTTCCCCAGATTAGTTGTGGCATTCCATTTCTGGTGGAGGGGGTAATAAAAACATCATGATTATGTGAAGGACGAGATGAAAAATAAtcaatactccctccattccaaaataagtgtctcTTTTAGCTCacgcacaccccttaagaaattgctCAATCCTAGAAGAGTGTTTTTACcaacttacccctaattaatgcttagaaaaagaaaagttatttaatgactcttgattataaataagggtaagtttggaagaataggattaatttcttcttgaaatcctaaagcgtCACCtattttggaacaaaataaaaagcctaaaaggacacttattttggattGGAGGGAGTACATCATAAAAACTGATACCATACCAGTTGACATCCATGCCTTCCTTATAGCATCTCTATCATTTTTGCGCCCAAAACCTGTGAAAATTCCTATTACTATTGATGGACCCTTTTCAGGAGTTTTCTTCATATCTGATGATTGTTTGGAGACAAATCCTTCCTGTCTAGCAGTTGCCAGTTCCATCTCTAGAGCAGATAGTTTCTTCCTTTGCTCCCTAATAACCAAAAATTCTTAATTATACTAGTAAATTTGTTAATTGCAACATCAATTAACACAAAATGAGAGGGGAAGATTTAAGAACCTGCACTCTATGATCTTTAATGTGTCTGCAACAGATATTGCAGAGTGTCCCTGGAAATTAACCAGAAATATTAATTTCCTCACAAAGCACAAAAATCAAGATTGAGTGTTTGCTCAAGAATGGACGTCAAGCTATGGTAGGAGAACATTTACTGATTTCATCACAATTCAGAGAAGATTGCATATCTGTTGCTAGACACTACTGCGAAAAATGCAAAACCTAATGAAACCAGAGAAGGTTATTCTTCGAATTTTACATGTTGAACACTAATCGCATAGGCAATAGGAAAGTAATGATACTTTTCTTCACAAGCCTCCCATGATCTGCTAAATGATACACGTGCCCGAAAACTATTCTTATGCAACCAAATTGAGATTACAGCTCAAAGTTCATATCGAAATTGAAGGTCTGCTCGAGAATGCAGGCAAACTGTTGCTAGTTATACTGTCTTAATTGTCCAGATAGAGAAAGTCTGCATAGAGGTTGCTATATACATAGAGAAAGTCTGCATAGAGGTTGCTATATACATTACTGCATAAAATTGCTCTTTCTTTAAATCTTACATGTTGAACACCAATCACATTGGACAATAGTGAATTTTCAGCACAAGCTTCCAAGTGATCTAATATACGATACATATTCCGGACAAATCTTTTGTACGTCACAAACTCAAGGGCGGATGTGGTAGTTGGGCAGTTAGTGCAACCACAACCACCTATAGTCAACTCGAACCATATGAacaattcttttttcttccGAAAATATATACTCCTATTCATTAACAGAAGCGTAGCCACGATTCCgagtctaaattaataatttgtacatattaaatGGATTTCTTAAGACACAAATACACTCACTGCTACAAAAGTGATAGCGCCTATTTCGTACTACTCCGTACACACTGAATTAAGATCCTGGATCCGCTAAGTGGATCCAATTTAAAAAGCCTTTACATTTGACAAAACAATACTACTCACATCAGTCCAACAACATACCTAAAAAAGAGAGGTTAGTagatcatatatacatacctgaCCAGTTATTCTATCGAGCTCTTTCGTTAAGTAAACCCTGTTTTGTGCGTCTTGCCATAAACTgtaccataaaaaataaagttaaatttGTTCACTCTGGGAAATGTACTGGCGAGTAAATTGACGGAAAACTAACCGGCCAGCGACATAGAAGGAAGCCATAGTAGCGAACATGGCAAGCATGAGTGATGAAATTGGGGATCGAACCCCCGTTCGGGCATTGGATCCCCGgctttgcattttttttttcttcttaaatctCAAACCACGAATATtaatatatagtttataaatttGGTGGATCCAAACAAAACTGTAATTCCTTCATGTACATTGACTCAGTGAGTGAGTCAGTGCGGTTACACTTCGCGTCGCAGTTAAGGAAAGATTTCAGTTCGGATCTATATGTATTTCAGAGCCATTGGGAAGTTATGTTCCAAATTGGGGTTTAATTAATCACATGTGTAGGCGGGTCCCATTCGAACCTAAATTTCATTTTCTGGGTCGAAAGCTCCATTATAACTAGCTcaccttatttcatgaattttctccATCACTCGAATtaaaagaaagagtaaagggtcaaaaatatcctttACTTTGCAAAAGGGGCTATATCGGTATATCCTCCATATTTGAGTTAAAAATATTCCTTCcgttattaaattttttaaatatatctctaccttaataaaaaaatttaaaataacctgattttatttttaaacccgctctaTTTAAACCCGactcaactaaataaaaaatttatatgagTTACCCGCTCCTGTACCTAGTGGCTCCAGATGTAGGATTCGGGAACAAGTCGGTcgcatataaattttttatgtagttgggtcgggtttaaaaatgaaatcgggttattttgggagaTCTGGGTATTTTGTtaagataggggtatatttgaaaagtttaataacgggaggggtatttttacACCTAAATTTATAACGGAtgatatttttaaccctttttccaaagtagaaagcatttttgagccttttccctTAAAAGAATTACTATCAATCAAGGAAGTACTGTGATTCCTTGTGTTGTGAAAATATTGCCTCATTAAATgtgctactttttttttttttttgtccgtttcacaaaaaaaattcttttcgaTATTTAGTAAGTTTCTCAATTTCAATATCTTATGTGGTAAGTTTGAGACCACAAGCTTTAAATAActatacacatctttaattaattatagACCACGAGATTGAAAAGcccccttttattttttaactcatTGTCCAGTCAAACTAAAACGCTTGAATTGGGACGTCGGAGATAGTAAAATGAGTTTTTTTATTTCCTAGAGAACATATGCTAACCCATCAATTTCAAGTAAGTTTGCAAATTTTTCCTAATGTTAAAAATTGTTactttgagaaaaaaagaaaaaaaaagaaaaaaaacacctACAAAGTCGTGCTAAAAATTCGAattgtattttgtacattttaCTATGTATAATTTATTTGAACTGCTTAAAACTTTGTAACTTATGTAAGTAAAAAATGCTAAATGAATATATGGGGCAAATGTACATGTAGCATATTCTTGAGATTTCATTTTGGACATAACGGTTTACCCCCAAATaatggataacaattaaatttataagtgGTTGATAAGATATGTGGTTagatttaattataatataatGTAGTAATGATATGTATTAGCAAATAATTGCAATGGAAACTAGAGAAGAAGAGTTGACAAATGTTGTATTTGATGGGTACGGAAAGAACAACTTACTTAGGGCAAAATACTTAAGAGAATATTTCTGGTACTTTACTGATTACAATATCTAGAATAGTCAAAAGCTAAACTAAAAAAGGAAGGGGTTACCCTCTATTTATAGCTAATAGCAAAATGGGCCCTAGTACAATGTAGAAAAAGCTCTTCtagaaaaagcctaaaatggATAAATTTGCGTTTAAATGCGGTCGACACCGTCTATTGTCGGCGCAAATGGCGGAACGGTCGGATGACGCGGCACCTTTGCTACATAGCGATTATCCGAACCTATATTGAGTGTGCTCTTTAGGCTCGAATTTAGGTGCTCCGATAGAATACCTCGGTGTTGAAGACGAGTTGAATGTGCCGGACCCTCGGTTTTTGTCCTTGTCGGTGGTTATGACCTTACTCTCGGCTGATCTTATTTTGGACGGCTTTATCTTTTCCGGGACACAAGTTGATCGGTTTTAGTATACGGATAGTCGCCGCCTCGGGATCAAGTTTCTTAAAGTGACGGGAAATTGAGAGAACTGCCCCGGTGACTTCTCTAGTAAATTTACTTTTACTTCGAAAATAAGCGGGAAATGAAACGCCTCTTCATATCACGTCCTTCTGACTTCGGACACGTGTCGCCTTTCAGTTGGCCAGCTTCGGTAACTGCCTTAGGGTCACGTCTCATTAAATTCCGGACACATGTCCTCTCTTGGTTGGACAGCTTTAGTAACCATCGTAGACGTTTGCCTATATAAGGAAGTTACAATCATTTCTTTACTTTTCTCTTTTCACTTTCACCACTCATTTAGTTCTGCTCTTGGCTTTCTTTGCTTCGAAATCTTCACATTTTCgagaagttgttaaggaaattgGTTCGGGATCCCAAAACCTTCTTCATTTCCCAGCAAATCTTCTTGAATTTCCGCTAACTCCATTTGTTTATCAtcaaatcttcatatcttcatatttctggccttcaaatcttcatacctTCAACTCAAATCTTCATACCACGAATATTACTAAATAGTTTATAAATCTGGTGGATCCAAACAAAACAGTAATTCCGAGTCCAAATGGGTTAATGTACATTGACTCAGTGAGTGAGTCAGTGCGGTTACACTTGGCGTCGCGGGTAAGGAAAGATTTCAGTTCGGATCTATATGGATTTCAGAGCCATTAGGAAGTTATATGTTCCGATTtgggaattaattaattacACTAATTGTGTAGGCGGGTCCCATTCGAACCTACATTTCATTTTCTGGGTCGAAAGCTCCATTATAACTAGCTcaccttatttcatgaattttctcaTCACTCGAATTAAAAGaagggaaagggtcaaaaataccctctcTACTTTGCAAAAAGGACTATATCCTCCGTATTTGAGTTAAAATCCTGttattgaaatttttaaatatatctcTGTCTTAAtaaaaattcttaaaataacccaattttatttttagaccTGCTCTATTTAaatccgacccaactaaataaaaaattcatatgAGTTACCCGCTCCTGTACCTAGTGGCTCCAGATGTAGGACTCGGGAACAAGTTGGTCGCATATgaattttttatgtagttgggtcgggtttaaattgagcgggtttaaaaatgaaatcgagTTATTTTGGGAGATCTGGGTATTTTTTtaagataggggtatatttaaaaactttaatgacAGAAGGAGTATTTTTATACTCAAATTTATAATGGATGATATTTTTAactctttttccaaagtagaaagcatttttgacccttttcccttaaaagaATTACTATCAATCAAGGAAGTACTGTGATTCCTTGCGTTGTGAAAATATTGCTTATAAATTAaatatctttcttttctttttgatgcATTTCGCAAAAAAGTTCTTTTCGATATTTAGTGAGTTTCTCAATTTCAATATCCTATGTGGCAAGTTTGAGACCACAAGCTTTAAATAActatacacatctttaattaattatagACCACGAGATTGAAAAGcctccttttattttttaactcatTGATCAGTCAAACTAAAATGCTTGAATTGGGACGACGGAATAgtaaaatgagtttttttttatttcctagAGAACATATGCTAACCCATCAATTTCAAGTAAGTTTGCAAATTTTTCCTATATGTTAAAAATTGTTactttgagaaaaagaaaaaaaaacacctaCAAAGTCGTGCTAAAAATTCGAattgtattttgtacattttaCTATGTATGTATAATTTATTTGAACTGCTTACAACTTTGTAACTTATGTAAGTAAAAAATGCTAAATGAATATATGGGGCAATTATACATATAGCATATTCTTGAGATTTCATTTTAGACATAACCATAATGTATAGTTTTTTATAAGTTTAAACACTTTATGACGTATTGTACAAGATAAAGCTGCAAGAATCCGTGTCCGAAGttacaaattttgtttgaaaatttgcATATTACTCGTGCAAGCAAACTGTGACATTTTTCTCTAACTAAAGTTCAAGAGTTTTGCCAGCCAATTTTTTAAACGAAGGTCATTTTTTACAAGTTTTGCTAAATGGGACTAAAAGTTGAAGACGGCCGCTTGTGGAGGTCATTCGACTAAGAGCCCGTTGGATGGCTTATACTTAAAAAAACATTTGCGAActtatataattttgaaaaaaaataagttggggtagtccaacaTTTTTTTAACCTAATTTTCGACTTATAACTTTTAGATAAagctaagttaaatgggtccaaattattttttgagcttattttaactGTAAATGAAAATGAGCTTTAATTTGATTcgaccaaacactcaaaaaagtaaaaaaaaaaaacttataatcGAAACTTAAGGCCAAATCCCAGCAGACTCTAAGTCACCCCTTTCCCTTTGGGATCCAGTCCAGCGGGCTGAAAATGAAAATCTTTCAGATTGGGCGAAGCCCATAGGACAAGGGATATTTcacttctttctcttcatattGTTGCATTGCAGCGTCAACTGTCAAGGATTAATATTGAACTTGACTTCATTTATTCCTTAATGACTTCTGCTAGTCATTCCTACTAGTAGATCTGTGTATAATGATCAATGAAATTCTGACCTGGTGGTTAAAGGACGAAATACTGAAAAACCACTTCATACTCAAATCCCAGTGAAGTTTTGAATTATACGTCCAACTTATATAGTACTAATACTAGTGTTTTACCTACTAGAGAgtgatgtaaatattttatgactGTGTGCAtgcacacacataaaaacagaAATTAGCTAGGGAGTTTGTCGTTAATTTATCGCTTACTAGCTTGTAGTAAACAGAATTTTGGATAGTTTATTATCAAATATAATTAACAAtgaatttttaatatttaggtATAGAAGTTGTCGCAACTAATTCTTATTTTTTGATAGTGGTTTCAGGTGTGTGTGCCAAATACAAGAAGAATATAAGATGCAACGACTCAGCGAGCCACAGTGAATACTTGCCCGGAAGATCGAAGATTATTATGTTTGGAACATCAGAAAATAAGAAATCTATTTATTCCTGATTCCACCACATTATTGGGAGGACACACTATTTAAAGTTGATAATTGAGACAAAGAGCCGAAAAGTTCGACTCGCAAAATTGTCCACTGCTAAGGTTGCCACTTGCCAGTATTTCTTATTATTCGGCCTCCACCGCCCACGTTTTGTGTCTATATGTTTGTCTTCAAGTGTTAAACAGTAGCGCAGTCAAGGCCTAAAGTCTTTGGACACAGATTTTGCATAAATAGGAAAGTTTTCCCATTTTAGTTTTTAATCCAAAAAAGGCTAGCTGTTAAATAGTCGAGACAACGAATCTTGCATGTGAATTTTG
Coding sequences within it:
- the LOC132056486 gene encoding hydroxyproline O-galactosyltransferase HPGT1 — encoded protein: MQSRGSNARTGVRSPISSLMLAMFATMASFYVAGRLWQDAQNRVYLTKELDRITGQGHSAISVADTLKIIECREQRKKLSALEMELATARQEGFVSKQSSDMKKTPEKGPSIVIGIFTGFGRKNDRDAIRKAWMSTGAALKRMEEEKGIVARFVIGRSANRGDSLDRSIDSENSQTTDFLILENHVEAPEELPKKTKLFFAYAADSWTADFYAKVNDNVFVNLDSLGNTLASYSSVPRVYIGCMKSGEVFSEQGHKWYEPDWWKFGDGKTYFRHASTELFVISQPMARYISINRSLLRTYAHDDVSVGSWFIGADVKHVDDRKFCCSSWSSGAICSGV